A stretch of the Planktothricoides raciborskii GIHE-MW2 genome encodes the following:
- a CDS encoding response regulator, producing MSMQLQPKSPTDTLISRYIKALTVVALLLIAGQVSIQFSTKRQYSDAATINIAGRQRMLSQRLTKATLAIQTSKDPAIAGSYLQELQTVVDLWETSHQGLQHGDASLGLTGNNSAKVKQMFAEIAVAHTTMLDAAKSILKLGKTNRNSPAESPNFSIFLAKIINHEANFLQGMDAIVHQYEEEAQARVTKIVQIQWLLLSITLLVLLLEAFLIFYPGVREIDEYITEIEAAKTEAAELSAQLESQNIELESSLEQAYSATRIKSEFVANISHELLTPMNAVLGMTSLLQATPLNYQQQEFVATIHQSGGILLQMINDILDFSKLEAGQLQLAHQSFDLRQCIEESLDMVAVNAALKGIDLAYQIETPTSTHILGDYARLRQILVNLLANAVKFTEQGEILVSVSSVDLGHWSLESNQTNSGSIPSQRYEEIQFSIRDTGIGIPEAKINQLFRSFSQLDSSNVREYGGMGLGLAICKRLIQRMNGRLWVESQLGVGSTFSFTITFGVLDNPSDSLNQWQPALQGKRLLIVDPHQFSREILRQQTERWGMIVTAAIKGIEALQLIQQGHEFDVAFVNMLMPQIDGLSLARLIHQDKYLPHLKIVIMSAMDCPVKLPDIDWFICLTKPIKLTQVYQVMMDLFVPLPTINPPNKPPDEKAQPDKLADRLPLRILLAEDNVVNQKVALRILRTLGYQADVAKNGLEAIAALEEKPYDLVLMDVQMPKMDGLEATRQICYQWAEGNTHNYATKKKPWIVAITAGGTNAERTKCLEAGMDDYLKKPINIDLLQTVLEQLSERSNSTDSQTITADILVANQSGLSANSEKLNLNNIVKNELQTEINYDEIASIDWTVLENLRQELTSEENNDLIGKFIDFFLEDTPSLIATIKQSIKTEDSALFRYAVHTLKGSTKNLGIRKMYHLCFTLQKLGNEGFLLKAEKAFSELEAEFYCVKSMFEAYKG from the coding sequence ATGTCTATGCAATTGCAACCCAAATCCCCGACGGATACTCTGATCAGTCGCTATATTAAGGCTCTAACTGTTGTGGCACTGCTTTTAATCGCTGGACAGGTCAGCATTCAATTTTCTACGAAACGTCAGTATAGTGATGCGGCGACGATCAACATTGCGGGACGGCAACGGATGCTCAGTCAACGACTGACCAAAGCCACCCTAGCCATCCAAACCAGCAAAGATCCGGCGATCGCGGGGTCTTATCTGCAAGAACTTCAAACCGTCGTGGATCTGTGGGAAACATCTCATCAAGGCTTGCAACATGGGGATGCTTCCTTGGGTTTGACGGGAAACAACAGTGCCAAAGTGAAGCAAATGTTTGCCGAAATTGCCGTTGCCCATACCACAATGCTCGATGCGGCTAAAAGCATATTGAAGCTAGGCAAAACTAACAGGAATTCTCCCGCTGAATCCCCAAATTTCTCGATTTTTCTCGCCAAAATTATCAACCATGAAGCGAATTTTCTTCAGGGAATGGATGCGATCGTGCATCAATACGAGGAAGAAGCCCAAGCCCGGGTAACTAAAATCGTTCAGATTCAATGGTTATTACTCAGCATCACCTTGTTGGTGTTGCTGTTAGAAGCTTTTTTGATTTTTTATCCAGGGGTAAGGGAGATCGACGAATATATTACAGAAATTGAAGCGGCCAAAACCGAAGCTGCTGAATTATCCGCACAATTAGAATCTCAAAATATTGAACTGGAAAGCAGTTTAGAGCAGGCATACTCCGCAACCCGAATCAAATCAGAGTTTGTGGCCAATATCAGTCACGAACTCCTGACACCGATGAATGCAGTGCTGGGGATGACCAGTTTGTTGCAAGCAACACCACTAAATTATCAGCAACAAGAGTTTGTCGCCACCATTCATCAAAGCGGTGGCATTTTATTACAAATGATTAACGATATTTTGGATTTCTCCAAACTCGAAGCCGGTCAGTTGCAGTTAGCTCATCAGTCATTTGACTTGCGCCAATGTATTGAAGAGTCCCTCGATATGGTGGCGGTGAATGCAGCCCTGAAAGGAATTGATTTGGCTTATCAAATCGAGACACCCACATCTACTCATATTTTGGGGGATTATGCTCGGTTGCGACAAATTTTAGTCAATCTTTTGGCCAATGCGGTGAAATTTACGGAACAGGGAGAAATTTTGGTTTCTGTCAGTTCGGTGGATTTGGGGCATTGGTCATTGGAAAGCAATCAAACCAACAGTGGATCAATCCCATCCCAACGTTACGAAGAAATTCAATTTTCTATTAGAGATACGGGCATTGGAATTCCCGAAGCTAAAATTAATCAACTATTTCGTTCTTTTTCCCAATTAGATAGCTCGAATGTCCGAGAATATGGAGGAATGGGTTTAGGTTTGGCGATTTGTAAGCGCTTGATCCAACGGATGAACGGAAGACTCTGGGTAGAAAGTCAATTAGGAGTGGGTTCAACGTTTAGTTTTACAATCACTTTTGGGGTTCTGGACAATCCTTCTGATTCTCTGAATCAATGGCAGCCAGCTTTGCAAGGAAAACGGCTATTGATTGTCGATCCACATCAATTCAGTCGAGAAATACTGCGCCAGCAAACCGAAAGATGGGGGATGATTGTTACAGCAGCGATCAAGGGAATTGAAGCTTTGCAATTAATTCAACAAGGACATGAGTTTGATGTGGCATTTGTGAATATGCTGATGCCACAGATTGATGGACTGTCTTTAGCCCGTTTAATTCATCAGGATAAATATTTACCGCATCTAAAAATCGTGATTATGAGTGCTATGGATTGTCCGGTGAAGTTACCGGATATCGATTGGTTTATTTGTTTGACAAAGCCGATTAAATTGACTCAAGTTTATCAAGTGATGATGGATTTGTTTGTGCCATTACCGACGATAAATCCCCCCAATAAACCACCGGACGAAAAGGCACAACCTGATAAGTTAGCTGATCGCTTACCATTGCGAATTTTGCTGGCGGAAGATAATGTGGTGAATCAAAAAGTTGCTTTGCGAATTTTACGCACTTTGGGTTATCAGGCTGATGTAGCTAAAAATGGTTTAGAGGCGATCGCGGCCTTGGAAGAAAAACCTTATGATTTGGTACTGATGGATGTACAAATGCCCAAGATGGATGGACTGGAAGCCACTCGCCAAATTTGTTATCAATGGGCAGAGGGCAATACTCATAATTATGCCACGAAAAAAAAACCTTGGATTGTTGCTATCACCGCAGGGGGAACTAATGCCGAACGCACGAAATGTTTAGAAGCAGGCATGGATGATTATTTGAAAAAGCCGATTAATATTGATTTATTACAAACAGTATTAGAGCAGTTAAGTGAGCGATCAAATTCTACTGATTCTCAGACTATCACCGCCGATATATTGGTAGCAAATCAGTCTGGTTTATCAGCGAATTCAGAAAAATTAAATTTGAATAATATTGTTAAAAATGAGTTACAAACAGAAATAAATTATGATGAAATTGCCAGCATAGATTGGACTGTGCTGGAAAATTTACGCCAAGAATTAACCTCGGAAGAAAATAATGATTTGATAGGAAAATTTATTGATTTTTTTTTAGAAGATACTCCTTCGTTAATAGCCACGATTAAACAATCGATTAAAACTGAAGATTCTGCCCTATTCAGATATGCCGTGCATACGTTGAAAGGTAGTACAAAAAATTTAGGAATTAGAAAAATGTATCATTTGTGTTTTACCCTGCAAAAATTAGGCAATGAAGGTTTTTTATTGAAAGCAGAAAAAGCATTTTCTGAGTTAGAAGCTGAATTTTATTGCGTGAAATCTATGTTTGAAGCCTATAAAGGATAA